The Candidatus Eisenbacteria bacterium sequence GTGGGTGCCGCCGCAGGAGCGATCGGTGGAGATGCGGGCAAGGGCGCTGCAGCCGGGGCGGCGGCCGGAACCGTCGCCGGCGGCATGAGGAAGCGGCAGGCAGGAAGAGAACAGCAGGCAGCCACCAGCCAGGGTCAGGCCGCCTACGGCAGAGCGTTGGCCGCCTGCATGCAGGGGAAGGGCTACAGCGTCCACTGATTGCGAAGGCCCTGGTTGACACCCGACCGATCGGTCGGTTACATGAGACCGATCGGACGGGCATGACGAACGCTGCCGCATCCTCCCGGCCTTCGCGCGACAAGATCCTCGACTGCGCCGAGCAGCTCTTCGCGCGTCGCGGCTTCGCCGGCATCGGGCTCTCCGAGGTGGCCGAGCAGGTGGGACTGTCGAAGTCCTCCCTGTTCCACCACTTCTCGAGCAAGGCCCAGCTCTACGCCGCGGTCATGGCGCGCATCATGGACCGCATCGAGACCGAGCTCATGCGCTCGCTCTCGCTCGGCGGCACGCCGGTCGAGCGGCTCGATCGTTGGCTCGACCTCGTCATCGACGTGCTCGCGAAGCACCCGACCTACGCGCGGCTCCTCCTGCGGTCGCTGTTCGAGGACGACGAGCTGACCGGCGAGCTGCCCGAGGAGCAGACCGTCAACGCGACGATTCGTCGCGTCGTCGGCGCGGCGGAACGTCTCTTGAAGGAGGGCATGGAGAGCGGCGCCTTCCGTCCCGCCAACGCCCCCCACACCGTGCAGACCATCATCGGCGCCACCGTGTATCACTTCGCCTCCGGCGAATTCGGTGAAGAGCTGATCGGGCGGCCCCTCTTCTCGGGGAGCGAGGTGCGCCGTCGCAAGCAGGAGGTCAAGGCGCTCATCCGCCACGGCCTCGTCGTGTCTCCCCTCCATGTCGCGACCCGCAAGTGAGGATCGAACCATGAGGACACTGCTACCCGACAACCGCCGTCAGATCGGATCCTTCGAAGTCGTCGACTTCGTCGACGAGCAGCAGATCCAGCGCCTGCGCACCCAGCTCGACGTCGAGGTACCGCTCGAGCTGCACTGGACGTGGGAGTACGGCAGCGAGGTCGAGGAGCTCCGCTCGCTCTACGAGCGCGGCAAGAAGGGCCAGTGGAACGCCGAAGAGGACGTCGACTGGTCGATCCCGTTGCCGCGCGAGGAGTGGTTCATGGTGAAGGAGGGCGGCGCGCTCATGCCGTCGATCCTCGCCACCATGGAGGCCGACGACGCGACCTGCCGGGCGGCGGCGTGGGACGAGTTCTCACACCTGATCTCGCAGCTCCTGCACGGCGAGCAGGCGGCGCTCCAGCTCTGCGGCCAGCTCGTGAACACCTGCCCCACCATGGACCAGAAGTGGTACGCCGGCTCGCAGGTGATCGACGAGGTGCGCCACGTCGAGGTGTTCGCGAAGTTCCTGCAGCGCAAGATGGGTGTCATCCACCCGATCGATCCGACCTTGAAGGTGCTGCTCGACAAGCTCCTCGAGGCGCCGACGTGGAAGCTGAAGGTGCTCGGCATGCAGACCCTGTTCGAGGGCATGGCGGTCGGGATCATGGACATCGTGAAGCGCGCCAACACGAGCCCCCTCATCGAGGACATCATCACCCGCGTCCACCAGGACGAGGCGCGTCACGCCGCCTTCGGAATCCTCTCCATGCGCCGCATCGTGAAGGAGTCGACCGAGGAGGAACGCGCCGCGATGGAGGACTTCGCGTTCGAGGTCCTCGAGACCCTCAATGCGAACCAGCAGCTCGACATGCTGCGCCGGTTCGGGCCGAAGTACGGCCTCGAGCCCGACGCCGTCGTGCAGAGCATGCACTCGCTCGAGCAGTGGGGGTTCCTCAACAGCGAGCCCTTCATGCACACCGTGATGCCGAACCTGATGCGCCTCGGCCTCATCACCGAGCGCACCGAGGAGAAGTATCGCGCGCGCGGCATCCTGTTCGGCGAGCACTTGGCCCAGCGCGGCGCGCTCCCGATCGTCAACTAGGAAAGCCGACCCAAGACTCCGTCTTGGGTCGGAGAGGGTCGAGCGTCGGTGGCACGCGCGTACCCGGACGCCACACTCTCGGCCCCGGCCCAAGACGCAGTCTTGGGCCGGCTATGTGTCCCCGAACGTCGGCGGGCGCTTCTGGAGGAAGGCCGTGATGCCCTCGCGGAAGTCGCTCGTCTGCGCGGCGAGGATCTGGTTGCGGTCCTCCATCGCGACGGCCGCCTCGAGCGACGGTGCGTCGATCGAGAACTTCAGGCACTCCTTGGTGAGGCGGAGGCCGATCGGCGAGTTCCGCAGCATGTCCTGCGCCATCGCGCGCGCCGCCGACTCGAGCTCGCCGTCGGGGACGACGCGCGACACGAGCCCTGTCCGCTCGGCGCGGGCGGCGTCGATGAAGTTGCCGGTGAGCAGCAGCTCGGAGGCGATCGACGCTCCCACCAGGCGCGGCAGGAAGTAGCTGACGCCCACGTCGCAGGCCGATAGGCCGATGCGGATGAAGGCGGCGTTCATGCGCGCCGACTCGCCCGCGATGCGCACGTCGGCCGCGAGGGCGAGCGCGAAGCCGCCGCCGCACGCGGCACCGTGCACCGCCGCGATGATCGGCTGCGGGGCGCGGCGCATGAGCATCGCGAGCTCGCTGACGGCGCGCTGGGCTCGCAGGCCGCCCTGCACGGAGCCGCCGGCGCCCTCCCCTCCCGTGTTCTCCTTCAGGTCCAGGCCGGCGCAGAACGCGCGACCGGCGCCGCGCAGCACCAGCACGCGCGCCTCGCGGTCGTCGTGCAGCTTCCAGAAGAAGTCGCCGAGCTCGCGGATGAGGGTCGTGCTCATCGCGTTCAGCGAGTTCGGGCGATCGAGCGTCAGCCAGGTGAGGTGGTCTTCGCGATCGACGCGCAGGGTCTCGTACATGTCCCTACCTCCGAGGAATCGTGCCGAGGGCGAGCAGCCACGCGCCGGCGACCGTCGCCAGCGCCGCGCCGCCGAGCCATTGCTGTACGCGGCGGCCCGGCGGATCGCCCTGCATCACCGCAACCGCGAGACCGAGACCAATCCCGATCTGGAACCCGAAGAAGTGGGCCGCGAGGTCGGCGTGCTCGCCCGTGCCGAGAAGCCCGAGCAGCGCCAGCCCGGCGGCGAACGGCACCCACGGACGCCTTCCCGCGCCGCCCGACCGCATGATCGCGAGCCCGGCGAGGATGCCGACGGCGCCGAACACCGCCGTCGACGCCCCGACGCTCGTGTGCGTGCCGGTCCGCAGATACGCGTTGAGCAGATTGCCACCCGCGCCGGCGACGAGGATCAGCATGCCGCCCAGACCGGGCCCGAGCAGCCGGCACACGGCGGTCGCCAGCAGCGCCATCGCAACCACGTTGCCGAGCAGATGCGTCGGATCGGCGTGGAGCGTGAGCGCGGTCACCGTGCGCCACACCTGACCCGAGACGATCGCGCCCGCGTTCGCCTCACCGGCAAGGAACGCCGGGCTCGCGCCGATCCGGTAGCCCGTGAAGGGACGGAACGCGAGCAGCAGCGCCGCGATGAAAAAGCCGGCGCGCGTGGGGCCGTACTCGAACGTGTCGGGAATCGGTGGCGGCGGCGCGTCGGACTCGTACGCCGCGAGCGCGTCGGCGGCGCGTGTCGCGTCCCGCACCGAGACGACGAGCGCCCAGCCCTCCGCGCGCGGGTCGACGCGGCACGACACACCGGCTGCGGAGAGCACGACGGCCCAGTCGTGCGCCTGGCCTTCGTTCGGCGTCATGCGCGCCGTCAGCTCTTCGCCGTCCGCCATCCGCACACAACCTATCTCCGCTCGGAGTCGGGCGCGACCGAAAGCACCAGGACCGACGGCGTGTGGGCGACGAGACGGAGGCCGCTTCGCTCCGGATGGGCGGCGGCCAGGACCCACGCCTGCAGCATGCGCGGCCGGAGCTCGTCGAGGCGAACTACCACGGTCGACAGCCCGGTGGTGTTCCGCAGCGTGGCGAGCGCCGCCGGACCTGGCAGCTGCGTGGCGACCGCCATGCGTTCGGGAAAGCCGGCGGGCCAGTAGCCGCTGTAGCCGTTGAGGATCGGCCTGCCGTGCTGGATCGCGCGGTACGTGGCTCTCGCGTGCAGGCCCGCGGACGCCGCGCCGCGCGGAGGCCAGGCCGGCACGTCGATCGTGGGTCCGGCTCCGCGCAGCGCCTCGATGACCTCCGGGACCTCGACCGGCGCCTCGAAGAGCGGAAAGGTCGCCGGGATGGGTGGATTGCCCCGCATGTACGGGATCCCCCGCGCATTCACGTAGCCGTCGTAGCACGCGAGTCCCGCCAGGAGCGCGAGAACGAGCCCCACCCCGGCAGCGGGCAGCGCCGGTGCCCATCGTCGGACGAGACGCTCGCAGGCAGCGAACGCGAGGCCCACCAGCAGCGCCAGCCCGACGAGCGCCGACACGCCGATCCGCTCGGGCACGCGAAGCGCCTCGTAGATCGGAGTCCAGCGGGCCACGAGCGCCTGCGGAAGCTCGAGAACGTGCCCGTGGACGAGCACGCGCGGCGGCAGAGCGACGACGACGCCCGCGACGACCCAGGCGAGCACGACCGCCCATACCCGCCCCAGGCCCTCGCCCGGACCAACACGCCATGCGGCCAGCCCGCCGATCGCGATCAGGGCGAACGCGGCGAGCGGCACGCTGGTCGGTGCCGTCCAGAGGAGCCAGCCCCAGGGAAGGAGCAGCGGCACCGGCTCGGGGAACGCCCACAACGTCTGCTCGGCGAGGCGAGGGTTCTCGGCACGGACGACCAGGTGTCCCAGAAGAGCAGCAGCACGAACGGGAGCGCGAGCGCCACGGCGGCGAGCGTGCGACGTCCGTGCGCGCGTGTGGACGAGCCCAGGAGCTCGCCACCGCCCAACAGGACGAGCGACCCGAGCAACCCGGCTGCGACGTAGACCCCGGACGCCGACTGGATGGCGACGAGCCCCGCGAGCAGCGCCACGGCGCGTCCGCTCAGCACGGGACGCGTGACCAGCCAGAGCACGAGCGGGAAGTACGGCAGCACGGCGTAGTTCGGCGCGCAGGGCGCGGCCCGCAGCACCCACCGCGTGGTGACGAAGGCGAGGCCGGCTCCCGGACACGTATCCCGCCTGCCGCCTCGATACGCTGCTCGAAGGATGGGCGAGACCTCCGTCGACGGGATCACGTGGACGCCCGCCGCCGGCGAGACGCTCGTCGAGCCGCCACTGCGGAGCGCCGCGAGGGATTCGGAGGATCTCTGGTCGACCTCGTGATTCCGGCCGAGTCGCGGCAGCACTTCCGCTTCGTGCGACCTGCCGTCGGGACGGGGATCATGGCGATCGGGTGGTGGCCGCACTGGGGCGTCCACGAGATCGAGCTGTACGAGACCGCTGCGGGCGCCGGGCCGACGCCCGGGTGAGTCACGCGCTGGCGCGCGTCCCTTCCGTCGTGCCGTGCTCGGCCAGGTACTGGCTGTAGAGCCAGGCGAGGAAGCGCT is a genomic window containing:
- a CDS encoding ferritin-like domain-containing protein, yielding MRTLLPDNRRQIGSFEVVDFVDEQQIQRLRTQLDVEVPLELHWTWEYGSEVEELRSLYERGKKGQWNAEEDVDWSIPLPREEWFMVKEGGALMPSILATMEADDATCRAAAWDEFSHLISQLLHGEQAALQLCGQLVNTCPTMDQKWYAGSQVIDEVRHVEVFAKFLQRKMGVIHPIDPTLKVLLDKLLEAPTWKLKVLGMQTLFEGMAVGIMDIVKRANTSPLIEDIITRVHQDEARHAAFGILSMRRIVKESTEEERAAMEDFAFEVLETLNANQQLDMLRRFGPKYGLEPDAVVQSMHSLEQWGFLNSEPFMHTVMPNLMRLGLITERTEEKYRARGILFGEHLAQRGALPIVN
- a CDS encoding TetR/AcrR family transcriptional regulator, which translates into the protein MTNAAASSRPSRDKILDCAEQLFARRGFAGIGLSEVAEQVGLSKSSLFHHFSSKAQLYAAVMARIMDRIETELMRSLSLGGTPVERLDRWLDLVIDVLAKHPTYARLLLRSLFEDDELTGELPEEQTVNATIRRVVGAAERLLKEGMESGAFRPANAPHTVQTIIGATVYHFASGEFGEELIGRPLFSGSEVRRRKQEVKALIRHGLVVSPLHVATRK
- a CDS encoding enoyl-CoA hydratase-related protein, with protein sequence MYETLRVDREDHLTWLTLDRPNSLNAMSTTLIRELGDFFWKLHDDREARVLVLRGAGRAFCAGLDLKENTGGEGAGGSVQGGLRAQRAVSELAMLMRRAPQPIIAAVHGAACGGGFALALAADVRIAGESARMNAAFIRIGLSACDVGVSYFLPRLVGASIASELLLTGNFIDAARAERTGLVSRVVPDGELESAARAMAQDMLRNSPIGLRLTKECLKFSIDAPSLEAAVAMEDRNQILAAQTSDFREGITAFLQKRPPTFGDT
- a CDS encoding rhomboid family intramembrane serine protease, with the protein product MADGEELTARMTPNEGQAHDWAVVLSAAGVSCRVDPRAEGWALVVSVRDATRAADALAAYESDAPPPPIPDTFEYGPTRAGFFIAALLLAFRPFTGYRIGASPAFLAGEANAGAIVSGQVWRTVTALTLHADPTHLLGNVVAMALLATAVCRLLGPGLGGMLILVAGAGGNLLNAYLRTGTHTSVGASTAVFGAVGILAGLAIMRSGGAGRRPWVPFAAGLALLGLLGTGEHADLAAHFFGFQIGIGLGLAVAVMQGDPPGRRVQQWLGGAALATVAGAWLLALGTIPRR